The genomic segment AACTATTTCATTTAAAGATAtacaattatatttacaaaCTATAGCTATTATCTTTGGATGACTTTTCGTATATTAATTCAAACTTTAAAGATTTTACACTTGTTATAAGGATTAATAGATTTTGGTTTCTAATATCATGACTTTACCCTAGCTTCCTACTTTACAATATTAGCTCACCTATAATAAACCAGAAAAGTTATATTTCAAACTAATTTCCGTcataaaaattttcatcaactcttattaataaatatttttctttttgtgagtTAATGTACTTTTGATATatgttaaagttaaattataattttgtttcttttttcttaatacTGTGTAATTTAAACCTATTTGTACTTTTTcaatttgtattttgaaaaaaaagagtttaataccgaattttgtattaatttatttttttatatttatattttgattgactaactatttttaataattattcaggtaaatatatttctaaagtttaattggttaaagatatatatatatatatatatatatatatatatatatatatatatatgtatatatatattgaaatagcTGAAAAATGAaatcacatattaaaaataaaaaaggctAAAGCTATAATTTAGGctatttttagaaaagaaaattgtatatGTACACCTTTTACTTTTTCTATACCTATCCAACATCTATTAAAAgctaatgttttttaatttttttaattgttcttaaattaatttttatttaaaaatataatcttggttagtgttaaataaatgtaaagtaAATAAATGCAGATACTTCTTCACCCTTTTAAATAAGCTTACTTGACTGAATATAATTATCCGTTCAAACACGAGGGCAAGGGAAAAGAACAAAAAGCATCACACCAGATGGATTCATGATTTAACGGTACGTTGGTTGCATAAAAGGATTTAAAATCTTGTCTGTCTCACTTTCAAACGGATGGTACAAGACAACAAGACAGTTTCTCTCCCTTTCCCAGATCTACTTACCATGTTATTCTGTTCTGTCACTCACCATTTGATGGTTTAACTCTACTCACCCCTCACCGCAACATAACTTATTATGCACCTTCctcctctctcttcttcttctacttcacTGTGCCAAGTTGAAACTTTAAGCGAAACCAACCCCCCATTTCCCATTTGGTGATAATCGATCAATGGAGTTCACTGAATCTTACAAGCAAACGGGTCCCTGTTGTTTCTCTCCCAATGCTCGCTTTATCGCCGTCGCCGTTGATTACCGCCTCGTCATTCGGGAGACCATTTCCTTCaaggttttgttttttgttaccCCTTTAACAACACTGCTTCAATTTTCAATCTTTATTCTGTGGCTGCAGTCTTTGGAGTTTTGAATTTCTGGAACTTAGGTTTTTGGGACACTTATCGGAGACCCAGTTTATGAATTTCAACTTTTGGGAACTTGGGACTCGTGGCAAGGAACGGGATCTGggggttttcttttgtttttatggtttGTTGGTTATTCTGTTTCATGCACgagtatgaaaaaaaaaacattttttttatagttttgcATGTGCATATTTCTGATGAGTGGAGTTTTGGTAATGGGTTTCTTTTAGAGGCAAAACGTGACGGTTCTTTCTTCGGTACTTAGATTTGTAGGAAAATAAAAGGGGGTGATGTCCAGTGGAGCGAGGTGATTTCTGTATAAAGAAGTTGTTGTTTTTACTTGAACTCAACTACACACTAGCTATCgtgaaaattgatgttttagATTTTCATACCGGTATCAGAATTTTTACAGACACATGAGGCAGTTTAATAGTGTCTTTGAAAAATTCAGGCTTAGGAAGAGAAGCACTAAATTTGACCGTAAAATGATTGTATGGAGGTAGGTGGACTTTAAATTCCAGAGCTTTTTAACACTTCATTGCGATGGTTCCTGCTCTTTGGATCCAAATTCCAAGATGGACTGAATGAACCGTGCGTCTGAATTAAGGCATAGTATAAGTTTAAATGTAACTTGGGAACACATATAGTAGTATGCCATATTTCCTAGTAGTTTATGAGGAATAAAATTTTCAGTCTTCCAAAACCATAAATCAGTCAGCTCGTAATCAAATTATTCACCTTGATTGTTGTTATGTCTAACTGTACTTCACCCGGGCTTACCATATGCTCTTTCTATTCTAAATTGTAATTGTGATGTGAGTGCATATGTTGTTGTTTCCCGACTTGATTAATGATACGCCTTTCATACTGTCTAGAGATATAGTTAAAATTGAGTATTAAACCGAGTACAAGATCACCATATATGAGTTGTTTTTGTAAtgttgaattaaacttaaactcattttttaagATGGTTTGGAGTTTATCCAAAATAAGTTTGTTAAACATATTGTGTCACTCATTATCGACCACTCACAGATATCTTGTTCAGATGGGGTTGTGTAAGAGATTCCACATTATGTacatatataactaaaatacaatatataagtaggtgcaatAGGCTTGTAAAATTAAACTAGATTTAAACCTACATTCTAAGAACTACTTAATGCATTAAAGTACAAGCTTAttcttgaaaaaagaaatatatgcGGATTGTTTATCAATGATGTATACTAAAAAGCATGGGTACAGAGACACTCAAAGAGTTTCTTTGGGACTATTCTCTTGGTTTTGATGTGATCTATTCTAGTTATGCACTTTGGTGTTAAGTGCATTTCCTCGTAACTCACTGATTATGATGTTTTATTCTAGCTATCAGCCTCCAGTTCATGGTTTACAATCATTCTTTTCGGTGCATGCAGGTTGTGCAGTTGTTTTCATGCTTGGACAAAATTAGCTATATTGAATGGGCCCTTGATTCAGAATATATTCTTTGTGGTCTTTACAAAAAGCCAATGATTCAGGCTTGGTCACTAACCCAACCAGAATGGACATGCAAGATAGATGAAGGACCTGCTGGTATTGCATATGCGAGGTGGAGTCCAGATAGCCGCCACATACTCACCACTTCTGATTTCCAGTTGCGTTTGACTGTTTGGTCATTGTTAAATACAGCTTGTGTGCATTTACAGTGGCCAAAGCATGCTTCCAAAGGAGTTTCTTTCACACGAGATGGAAAATTTGCAGCAATATGTACAAGGCGTGATTGCAAGGACTATATAAATCTGTTATCTTGTCACACATGGGAAATAATGGGCAATTTTGCTGTTGACACTCTAGATTTGGCTGATATTGAATGGTCTCCTGATGACAGTGCTATAGTGATATGGGATTCGTCACTTGAGTACAAGGTAACCATTATTtgttctatttttctttcctatCCCTCTTAACATGTGAAATATTATGATTTAACATAggcttaaatatatttttaatccagGTAAAATtagtgatttttaattttagacccttcaaaaaaatttctttggTTTTCTTCCTCAAAAAGTTGAAATTTTGCTTTTGTCCCTAAAGGTCAACTGGTCATCCCAGGTAACACTCATGAGTGTCTGTGGTACATTGCCTAGAGTAATATTGATGCAGTCAGTCAGTTTCAAACTCTAGTTTCCAAACTCAAGCTGGTTATTAGTCCCACTGCACTTAAGTTTGAGAGGGTGATGCTAGAGTAATTAGTGCGATTAAAGATTTCCACTATTATCATCATTAAAGTACATGCATTTGATTATCAAAGTTTCATGCATGTCATATACCGCAATATACAATCTATCACAATTTAGTGTTAATTATACTCTGTTGCTTTTGTATAACCCACTGGTTATGCtataaattattgttagaaaTTTATGCTGCAATTTACAATTTTCTAAAACTTAGACACTTTCCTTTGATATAGGTTCTAATATATTCTCCAGACGGAAGGTGCCTCTTCAAGTATCAGGCATATGAAAGTGGATTGGGAGTTAAAAGTGTGTCCTGGTCTCCTTGTGGTCAGTTTCTGGCAGTGGGCAGTTATGATCAGATGTTGCGAGTCCTGAATCACCTAACTTGGAAGACATTTGCAGAGCTAATGCACCCGTATTCAGTCCGTGGACCTTGTTATGCTGCTGTTTTCAAAGTACTCCTTTAAGACACTTCCCCTCGTTAATGGTAtcacagtttgagaaaattatttaCCTTGTTCATCAAATTGCAGGAAGTAGATGAGCCCCTACAACTTGATATGTCTGAACTTTGTTTGAGTGATGATTTTTCCCAAGGAAATGACGGTAAGCACAATCACTTTGCATTatgtctctttttatttttattttggcaGTTAGCTACTTTTGCCACTATTGGTTTGTAATTTGCCTGGAAGCAGTTATTTCTTTAGCCATTTCTTGTGTTAACTTATCGGAATTGGCTGACAATTAACTTTAGATTAGTTTAGTTTAAAACTTTCAGTAAAGCTTAACATATCTTCATGAACATAAAAGGGGTTGTGTCTAATAAGTTAATCAAGAGACCAAAGAATTAAAGTGTTGAAACCATTTATCTACATTTACGTAACAGCTTGGGCTTTTAGTGTGTTGGTTCATGACACTGacattcttttgttttgttacttttttatttttctttctcgaAGCAGATTCTCCTGAAGAACCCTTTAGAGTCAGGTATGAGGTCATGGAAGTTCCTATCAATTTACCATTCCAAAAGCCTCCTGCTGAGAAACCTAACCCTAAACAAGGAATTGGTGAGCTACtcatcttttattttcagatgccataaattatgataattctttttaataattcaataattcATAGAAGCAAAGCTATGGTTCTTCATTCCATTTTTTGTAATAAACAGGAAGTAATGAAACTTCATGATGTGGATGTGATTTTCTGATATTTTTGGAACTAGTTGAGATCAGGCTGTAAACTAATCAAGTGACTGTACATGTGCAACCTTTCATGATTACTGCTATCTTTGCATTATTCATATTCCTCATTGATGATGCTTTCAGTATTACTTTACTGAAGAGATTGAATAATTTTGTTGTAGGCATTTTGTCATGGAGCAACGATAGCCAGTACATATGCACTCGAAATGATAGTATGCCTACAATACTTTGGATATGGGATATTCGACACCTGGAGCTTGCTGCAATCTTAGTCCAGAAAGATGCTATAAGGGCGGCAACTTGGGACCCAACATGCACACGCCTCGTTGTTTGCACTGGAAGTACTCACTTGTATATGTGGACTCCGTCTGGTGCCTATTGTGTTCATGTTCCTCTACCACAATTTACCATAACTGACCTGAAATGGAATTCGAATGGTAGTTGTCTACTTCTTAAGGACAAGGAGTCATTCTGCTGTGCTGCTGTTCCCTTATTACCTGAATCTAGTGAATACAGTTCAGATGAATAATGATAAGGAAGTGAAGCAAGAGTGAAAAAAGTGAATGGCCATTATCTCTTTGCATCTGGTAGATAAGAGTCCAAGGTTTAAGATCATACAAAAATTCATGCAGCTGTAAGAGATAAAGGCTTGGTTTGAGGAAGGAGGTATGCCGATGAAGCATGTTTGAGGAGAGGAGGCAATGGAGCATATCTATGTCGGAGCATTTGAGAAAATTCAATGGCCATCTCGGCCCTTGTTTTAGGAGCTTagataaattcaaatattaaccAGCAATCTGTTTCCTGTTTGATTTTTAGGGTGTAATGCTGATGTGTTGATTGAAATGCCATCTAAAATAGTATAACAAAAGTTTATGAGGATACTCCATAATATCTTTGTCTAATCATTATTGTTGTTATGACACTAGGCTTGTGTTTGGTTCGAATGATGATGGAAGAGCGAGTGCTGGTTTTGTTTGGTTCAACTAATTTAAACCGAAATGAGAGCTCGAATTTGCGGGGAAAAAAAGGAGTTCCCTTGGAgtgaagagaggaagaaaatcAACTCACTTTGTAGTAAACTACACATTTGGCCCTCTATTTTTCACTCTGTCTTTCACCCTTTCTCTTATTTTGGACCAGAATCGATTCTCCTCTCTTTGAGAATTGATTCTCCTCTTTGAAGAATCAATGCTCCTTTCTATTTTTTCCCATAATCGATTCTCCTATATCTTTCTTTGCCGTAATCGATTTTCTGCTTGTCTACCTCCTTCTCCGGACACATCATACAATCCTCTAACTTTGCCACAGGCCCCATGTGCTTCTCCTTCGCCTTCCATCACTCGAAGAATTTGCTTTCAAGTCCTTTGGCCGTTGTGACTTCATCTGGTGTTGCTTCTTCGTCACCCTCAACTACAACTTGGTCACCATTTTCAGTAGCATTGAAAGCCAATAGTCTTTAACTAGCGTTCTTAGGAAATTAAACTAGTTAGTATCTATCCCAGTCATGAAATGATCACATCTTGTATGCCTATTTTATATGGCATAggcaagaaacaatttttaacCATTGATAAATCCTCTTTTACTTTCAACAACCTTGTGTCAAAGTTCATTTACTAAACTCTTTGCAACTCAACATACCATGTTTAAAAATGTTTCCATTGCTAGATTCTTTTTAGAACTTAACAAGGGCTTGTCTCttgaaaatatgtattaaaagtttaaccttaattttaattatttttcacaatCCTAAAAATATCCCGTTTCTTCAACCCCGATTCAACgaatttagtattttaaattaaatcatcgaattaaataaatgtatatttagttatataaatgaaatagaCATGCATCAGAATACTATTTTTAGATACATAAATAATTGACTATATTTGTCCCTAATCTTCTGGACTAcctcataattttaaattaaatcctGATTTgcattaaatttagaaaataatgacGTTAGATTTATTTATGAGTAACGGTAAAATGACgcgtatttatatttttttaatttatattataatagtaaaataattataaaataataaatttttgtattttaagaaggaaaacaaataaaaaaaaaagataatatcaaataaataaaaaaattgtatggataaaagtatcattttttttatattaaaagcaAAGCAGAAAGGTCGTTTTGTACTCGTCCTGTCAACTAACTgaaatcataatataataatataacgatatatatatatatatatatatatatatatatatatatatatatatatatatatatatatatatatatatatatatatatatatatatatatatatatatatatatataataatatatatatatatatataataatcatcCAAATCCAAAACAAGACTTATTCAGTTAAACTCAGAAGGAAACAATGACGGATCTCTCAGTTTCTTCGTCTTCCCTCGCTAAAACTCTTCTTCCTCCATTCTCGTTCTCCCTCCGTCCAAACATTCCGAAACGGTTGCGATTCTGCAGAAAGTCGGCATCCTTTCTCCGGAAGCCGTCGTCGATTTCCCGCCAAAACAAGGTCGCCGTCGTCACTGCTATTCAGGTTACTCAATCTGAGAATGACGGTTTTGTCCTTGAAGACGTTCCACATTTCACAAACTTCCTTCCCGATTTGCCGGTACCACTTGTTTCTCCCTTGCTTTTCACCAAAACTTTTCGCAATTCTTGTTTTCAGTTTGTTACGATGATGTCCTTGATTGTGAGATTCTAGTGCACAAACGCCACATGTTTTTAtactattcttttatttttgttgatgaaaAGATACTATTATGCAATCACAGTTTTCCATATTTTAGTTAGCTTTAGGCCTTGTTTGGCAGAGTCGGGAGAAACAATGTGAATGacattaaaagataatttaaaataggagtggaataaaatataaactatcaATCTTTATTgaagagaaatagaaaagaaCATTGGGGCAAACAATAGCTATTTCTGTCTCTTAACTTAGTAATTTAGGGATcgaattttgatgatgttatttGATTACAGAATAAACAAGTTAGGTGTGTGTTACCACCATGGTTAAAAAAAGTTAGAAGGGATTCTCATGAGTAGAGATGTCAATTTGATCCATGACCCTGGGGTTAGTCCTAACCCACTCTTGAAAAAGCCCCCTCTTAAGAAGCCCCTCAAATGGGGGTCAAAAAAAAGCCCCAACCCCCAAAGCCCCCTCTCAAGGGGGTTAGGGTCAGGGTTAAGGTgggtttagcccactaaaatgtttttggaaactaaacttcaacattcttaatagtaactattaaaagtactaaattttatattcatgtaattgatttcttatttcaaattattaaataaaactaattaattatagtataatagaatatttaatactcaaaataaccacttttttaaataattaaaaacaattgcaaaccacacacttaattttatacaactaaatagtattacaaatttattttactgaaatattataaaaatgctttattttgttgtcaattttaataaaattatgtcttatattgcagacaccaattattagaaaattatatataattagtaatatcaaaataaccacaaagagagataataatatattaatttgatttaatatttgcactgcttttataattcttaaaaagaatcattGATTTGTTTCctcgacttctaaaatatcactcaatctgtttttaattatttaaaattaaaaataattcaaaaatttattatctaaaatttttggatcaaaaatagtattaatattttatgtgtaaattaaacttatgttttattttatttttttctctctgataatcttctctcaaaatcatcataagatatattataaaaagaaagttaatttcttaaaaatttataaaaaatgaaaattttaaatagacctaaagtactaaagagtgacaaatgttatagtgtttcaattctttaactaacacattaaataatttatttttaactttcaattagaacacataacataaatgtatgtttatgtttatgtttatatttatgtttttgacatttaaaatgtaaacattttgagtGAGTAGTACGACGAGATTGAATTCTATGGGCGAATACAACTTTAGTCTCCACAAGGTTTAtgagtgttttctttttatttattatttttgttatgaacatgatttgttgagtataaaatgaaaaagaaaatcatttatatttaatttctttttcaataactttctaagaaaataaagaagcctcattttttttaatttaagagtttcaattagagaaaatcttctcttaaatttcaattagaataattttagataaaaagttaatttcttacttataacttaaaaaaaaagtgaaattaaatatttaaatttcaaatttataaaatgatcctttaattatatacttaaagaatctaactcaataaatattgtcattttgcttttgcttcttgatTTTAGAACTCTCctcttataaaaattttaatttattttctatagtaactatttttgtaacaaattaggagttaattatattttttcttatattcaaaatgaacattttttctaaaaaaaaggccCATGGGCTAGCCCTGGCCCACAgggcttttgaagatattttggcCCCGTGGGCTTTTTCTACGAGGAGCTTTTTGGCTCTATGAATTTTTCTAGCCCCAACCCACGTGGGTTAGGgccaaaccatgtaaggagggCCAAATTGACAGATCTACTCATGAAGGGGAAATCATATGGTCCCGTGAATTTACATTATTTGATATCAGCAGCTTTTATATCAGCTATTCAGTATATTTGAGGAGTGGTgggttttttctttctttttctccttgtTAAgtaaatcattttctttttcaaaaaaataatgataattttttcttttctatatgttttctttctattttctttttatttctttcttcttttctataTGGTCCCGTGAATTTACATTGTTTGATATCAC from the Vigna angularis cultivar LongXiaoDou No.4 chromosome 3, ASM1680809v1, whole genome shotgun sequence genome contains:
- the LOC108341048 gene encoding uncharacterized protein LOC108341048 isoform X1, which encodes MEFTESYKQTGPCCFSPNARFIAVAVDYRLVIRETISFKVVQLFSCLDKISYIEWALDSEYILCGLYKKPMIQAWSLTQPEWTCKIDEGPAGIAYARWSPDSRHILTTSDFQLRLTVWSLLNTACVHLQWPKHASKGVSFTRDGKFAAICTRRDCKDYINLLSCHTWEIMGNFAVDTLDLADIEWSPDDSAIVIWDSSLEYKVLIYSPDGRCLFKYQAYESGLGVKSVSWSPCGQFLAVGSYDQMLRVLNHLTWKTFAELMHPYSVRGPCYAAVFKEVDEPLQLDMSELCLSDDFSQGNDADSPEEPFRVRYEVMEVPINLPFQKPPAEKPNPKQGIGILSWSNDSQYICTRNDSMPTILWIWDIRHLELAAILVQKDAIRAATWDPTCTRLVVCTGSTHLYMWTPSGAYCVHVPLPQFTITDLKWNSNGSCLLLKDKESFCCAAVPLLPESSEYSSDE
- the LOC108341048 gene encoding uncharacterized protein LOC108341048 isoform X2, giving the protein MEFTESYKQTGPCCFSPNARFIAVAVDYRLVIRETISFKVVQLFSCLDKISYIEWALDSEYILCGLYKKPMIQAWSLTQPEWTCKIDEGPAGIAYARWSPDSRHILTTSDFQLRLTVWSLLNTACVHLQWPKHASKGVSFTRDGKFAAICTRRDCKDYINLLSCHTWEIMGNFAVDTLDLADIEWSPDDSAIVIWDSSLEYKVLIYSPDGRCLFKYQAYESGLGVKSVSWSPCGQFLAVGSYDQMLRVLNHLTWKTFAELMHPYSVRGPCYAAVFKEVDEPLQLDMSELCLSDDFSQGNDDSPEEPFRVRYEVMEVPINLPFQKPPAEKPNPKQGIGILSWSNDSQYICTRNDSMPTILWIWDIRHLELAAILVQKDAIRAATWDPTCTRLVVCTGSTHLYMWTPSGAYCVHVPLPQFTITDLKWNSNGSCLLLKDKESFCCAAVPLLPESSEYSSDE